One region of Lytechinus pictus isolate F3 Inbred chromosome 8, Lp3.0, whole genome shotgun sequence genomic DNA includes:
- the LOC129267062 gene encoding uncharacterized protein LOC129267062 isoform X1, with protein sequence MRLHEFSFLSDFIDVFTEMKYYNKVISVIIILSHYTCKYGTISASCAKPDVIPNTVTPWVNQTLDTGSYIRWECSAGYVMQGNTNTVLWVCLEDGTWLGHDPSCTVIECPSPPIAAYSELETPLTNSPVVNETITYACSSNDYTLMDNTGNRCLMDGTWEKQPPVCKINCQTGNYIRRYSDLVCYRQRDYGNEREWESSFNLCHNNRNFLATVKDAETQSFLVKFVGQSIGEDTWIGAKEGLDWKWRHSDEYIKRFFWKDPFPDASEGNFIEMSFEDGSFSWNPQSSGEKNGVICQYGQSCQHAGLNQSDTVLDYMGICFQFMNVSNNWDDGVKTCNRSGGFLAEILDNSTNTLLVERALDLRKNIGNTAWWIGGYDADDSERSWYWSDKTRVIYNAWYSGRPDKNNHDCVEMKENHDYKWDDSSCSKMRKTLCQIGLPACGDPGQPLHGNRLPDDRTTYLDGATLHFSCNEGFILSGEEILTCMTNGSWNHSRPFCEAVKCEGMPLNVTRASKSMVQSAYYRDTTVYTCDDGYIPDNVPISFCQHTGNWSIPNFTCSALSPCYSNPCLNGGTCSVNGSSLICTCPEGYIGTTCDEEFDPCDSNPCINGGSCFESGSSFSCTCSSDYTGPTCDEEIPMTTTVHSSTSSSISKFTKTTGSLTELLASTTYSSSSLLTSSAFTTWHSTKQAQTTEAITEIPEGNPAPLGAIAAGSSVAILFIIVFIIFTVVFFRRHRTPKRIIKDDENEMENYAAVANSYEESKPVNGTPHEPYYLTLVPESDHNGGSVDHVATQPHLGNGGVHKDPNYFVKGLNDWAETDAKEGFVDNVLYEASDEPTVKPSSLSSNCHKTSNSQGILSSNHVIDEHHGSRDNKSDATNVDEDDYMIENELYKAQPPTTPRSLNLESVGDQGTDDVYENPDENIYTDCKDDDILIENELYGVPSPTTPRAHNPDAVVDNVNDAVYEDPDKTNSIVENGAATPSATRAAYENHTVVDEVNDGIYEELNDDADAPPTSRVAYINEAVDDDVYEAVGDAGEMVDNELYIPAT encoded by the exons TTATTGAATGCCCTTCGCCACCCATCGCTGCCTATTCTGAGCTCGAGACTCCATTAACAAATTCTCCAGTAGTTAACGAGACAATAACATATGCTTGTAGCAGCAATGACTATACGCTGATGGATAATACGGGAAATAGATGTCTTATGGACGGTACATGGGAGAAACAGCCCCCAGTATGCAAAA TAAACTGCCAGACGGGAAATTACATCAGACGTTATTCTGATCTGGTTTGCTACCGCCAACGTGACTATGGCAACGAGAGAGAATGGGAATCATCATTTAACCTCTGTCATAATAACAGGAACTTTCTTGCCACTGTGAAAGATGCTGAGACACAGTCTTTCCTCGTCAAATTCGTTGGGCAGAGCATTGGTGAAGACACTTGGATCGGTGCAAAGGAAGGACTGGATTGGAAGTGGAGACATA GCGATGAATATATAAAACGCTTCTTTTGGAAAGATCCATTTCCAGATGCATCTGAAGGGAATTTTATTGAAATGTCGTTTGAGGATGGGTCTTTTTCATGGAATCCACAGTCATCTGGTGAAAAGAATGGCGTAATCTGTCAGTACG GTCAGTCTTGCCAACATGCCGGGCTCAACCAATCGGACACAGTTCTAGATTACATGGGCATCTGTTTTCAATTCATGAATGTATCAAACAATTGGGATGATGGAGTGAAAACATGCAATCGGAGCGGGGGATTCTTGGCTGAAATACTCGACAATAGCACAAATACGTTATTGGTAGAACGCGCCCTTGATCTGAGGAAAAATATTGGAAACACGGCGTGGTGGATAGGTGGATATGATGCAGACGACAGCGAAAGATCCTGGTATTGGTCTGACA AAACCCGAGTCATATATAACGCATGGTACAGTGGCAGACCGGATAAGAACAATCATGATTGTGTAGAAATGAAggaaaatcatgattacaaatggGATGATTCATCTTGTAGCAAAATGAGAAAGACATTGTGTCAAATAG GGCTTCCTGCCTGCGGAGACCCAGGTCAACCTTTACATGGGAATCGTTTACCAGACGATAGAACAACTTACCTGGACGGAGCGACTCTTCATTTCAGCTGTAACGAAGGCTTTATATTATCAGGGGAAGAGATCCTAACGTGCATGACGAATGGCTCATGGAATCACTCAAGACCATTTTGTGaag ctgTTAAATGTGAAGGAATGCCGCTAAATGTTACTCGAGCATCAAAAAGCATGGTACAATCAGCATATTATCGAGACACAACCGTATATACATGTGATGACGGTTATATTCCTGACAACGTGCCAATCAGCTTCTGTCAACATACAGGCAATTGGAGTATTCCTAACTTTACATGTTCAG CTCTTAGTCCGTGTTACAGTAACCCATGTTTGAATGGAGGAACATGTAGTGTGAACGGATCGTCACTCATCTGTACGTGCCCCGAAGGATACATTGGAACAACATGTGATGAAG AGTTCGACCCATGTGATAGCAATCCATGTATAAATGGTGGATCGTGTTTTGAAAGTGGATCATCGTTCAGTTGTACATGTTCATCCGACTACACTGGTCCAACGTGCGATGAAG AAATACCAATGACAACAACTGTCCATTCATCGACTTCATCTTCTATCTCAAAGTTTACTAAAACCACTGGATCACTCACAG AGCTTCTTGCATCAACGACTTATTCATCAAGTTCGCTTTTAACATCATCAGCTTTCACCACTTGGCATTCCACAAAACAAGCACAAACAACTGAAGCAATAACAG AAATTCCAGAGGGAAATCCGGCCCCGCTGGGAG CTATCGCAGCTGGCAGCTCAGTTGCAATTCTTTTCATCATAGTGTTTATCATCTTCACCGTCGTCTTTTTTCGAAG GCATCGAACACCAAAACGTATTATAAAGGATGACGAAAACGAAATGGAAAACTACGCTGCGGTAGCAAACAGCTACGAAGAAAGCAAACCGGTAAACGGCACTCCTCACGAACCATACTATCTAACACTCGTACCCGAAAGTGATCACAATGGCGGTTCCGTGGATCACGTTGCTACGCAACCGCATCTTGGGAATGGCGGAGTCCATAAGGACCCAAACTATTTTGTTAAGGGCTTGAATGATTGGGCAGAAACTGATGCCAAGGAGGGTTTTGTAGACAATGTCTTGTATGAAGCGAGTGATGAACCAACAGTGAAGCCATCATCGTTGAGTTCGAACTGTCATAAAACATCAAATAGCCAGGGGATACTCtcatcaaatcacgtgatcgaTGAACATCATGGATCACGTGATAATAAGAGCGATGCAACAAATGTGGACGAAGATGATTACATGATTGAGAATGAACTCTACAAGGCACAACCCCCGACAACTCCCCGCAGCCTTAATCTCGAGTCGGTGGGTGAtcaggggactgatgacgtttACGAGAACCCTGATGAAAATATCTATACAGACTGTAAAGATGACGATATCCTGATTGAAAATGAGCTTTATGGCGTTCCGTCCCCGACGACCCCTCGCGCTCACAATCCCGACGCTGTGGTCGATAACGTCAATGACGCCGTTTATGAAGACCCTGACAAGACTAACTCGATAGTAGAGAACGGTGCTGCGACCCCATCAGCAACCCGGGCCGCTTATGAGAATCATACGGTCGTTGATGAGGTGAATGATGGGATTTATGAAGAGCTAAATGACGATGCTGATGCACCGCCTACTTCCCGCGTCGCTTATATCAACGAAGCGGTCGATGATGACGTTTATGAAGCAGTGGGTGATGCCGGTGAAATGGTTGACAACGAACTCTACATTCCTGCAACATAG